Below is a genomic region from Lineus longissimus chromosome 4, tnLinLong1.2, whole genome shotgun sequence.
agttcggtccaatataattcaccacttgaccaccagggggcaaaatccaaaaaccttaaaaatgtgattattccttaacttcttgcccgattgccaccaatttgatatcatgggtacatttaaccaccatacagtatatgtcacacaggtttttaatttgaccaacttttcaaggtcacagaggtcaaatggcatgaattggccgtcaggccgtaactatggcacgtttcttaaccgcaatgactattgatcacaaattaagtacacatgtaccccttggtcaggtgatctcaagTACCGtagtttggtccgatctgatttgctgtttggcctccagggagggggccaaatccaaagttcttcaaaatgctattattccttaattccCCGcgtttggcaccaattttatgtcataggtacatctaattctaacaaccattcaatgtgtcacccggatcttgtttaatttgacctacttttcaaggtcgcagaggtcatatgtactgtaaattggccattttggggaaattgtaattgcttggacctacatcaaacctaacactacatgacacaataccatgctcttcatccatctttcctccacatgaggtgagcacaatggccctggcgtGTTCTTGGTTTGGGGCGAAACAATTTCCGCGATTTGTCGATGACCTAGTACACTATTCGTTGTCTGGTCCCCTGCCCTCGATACAGGCGGAGAGGACACTTTAGTACAGCGAGAGTTAGGTCCGGATCCCAGACTATGTGGAATCATGATCCGCCGATGTCATtgcttcaaaataattttttaaggtgaacaaaaaaaatttgcatttggccagagacctctattagccagtgtgtacattctgtgtacattcgatagtggatgaatacatgtctctgcccatttgttttaattcataaGGGGAGTGGCGAGATGTGGGTCCTTGAATAGGCTGAATATGGTGCTGCTTTCATGCGGTAGCCATCCGACTGTCGAGGCGTATTGACCAATTGGCGCCACCGATTACATACACCGCGGCGCACCATGTGTTTAAAACTTAAAATGCTCAACCAGACCGCGACGAAGTACTTTTCGAGAAACAAACCttacgttgcatcaggatatgGTGTCCTTCAAGTTCGTGCCAAATTTCGAGGCATTGCGAGGTCTCTAAATGGGACTTTATTCTGCATCATTCGAGTATTGATATATAGATTTATGGTTACTATTGCATTATTGCTTTTCTTCAAATTATTCCGTCGAGAGCAGGTGAGCGAAGATTGCTCATTATTGGCTCTTTTGACAATATTTGGACGAGTTTTGTATCATGACATTATTAACCAGAGTTCAAGTATGCATTCCAGACTAGCTCAAATGTTGTTAATAACAGGGTCACTGATTACCGGGTATTCAACTACAGGGAAAGCCCCTGTGTCGTAAACAATTTCCATAGGTTTAGGCCTATAACGGTCTATTATAACATCCAGGTACAGTACGTCGAATTCATCTCACAAGGAAAGCCATACGTGCATGTAGGTTCCGATGTTATCGTCCTATTGTTTTATGCGACCCACTCAATAGAAAGAACGAGACCAGGTTGTGTATTACATGATAAAGATCTATTACAGAGTTTTCATTTTACGAGGTAAAAGTATGTACCTCTCGAGAGCATCACACCACAGGCCTCAGTGCACTTGTACTGCCAGGCAAAACAAGCTTGCAACTAGAATCGATTTCATTTACAGGTAGATGGAAGCGCATAGCTTAGGCACGAGAGGAAAGATGggtttttttgatgaaatatgtcaATAACTCTActttacgaaagcccagaaggctcattcgacaaaacttacttcgacaaaactcacttcaacaaagacttcgacaaaattgatttcgacaaaactcacttcgacaaaatcgaccaatcaaatcgtgttttacatacctACCTATGTGTTTTACATAGGTAGGCCAGAGGTCGGTATTTAGGGCATAGTAGCTATCATGGCGGTCAAGGATCCACCCAACACGagggtatcaatctctgatgagcaaaactcgtTCGTATCTATTTTCTGCTTCACTACATTtcttgtggacatgtatcttaTATAGACAGATGCTTTATGTGTATGGTAGCATATCATGATACATACAAACAGATATCCGTGccgtgattttacagtaatgacaGCGTCTTACAATTACCGCAGGCCGTTAGGCCAGGCCCTTACCCATAAATCTCATTTATAAGTAGTGTACTTAACAAGCTCTTCTACCTTTAGTGACTCGCGGTTTCGGAAAATAAATACGAacgagttttgctcatcagagattgataccctCGTGTTGGGTGGATCCTTGACCGCCATGATAGCTACTATGACCTATATACCGACCTCTGGCCTACCTATGTAAAACACATAGGTaggtatgtaaaacacgatttgattggtcgattttgtcgaagtgagttttgttgaagtgagttttgtcgaagtggaTTTTGGCGAAGtaaattttgtcgaagtgagttttgtcgaagtcaattgtgtcgaagtaagttttgtcgaatgagccttctgggctttcgtactaCTTAGTGTACAGACGGAACTCTACATAATGTATGATGGatttgatttttcaaaactcacgTGTAAATTTAGAGATTCTAACCAGATTGCTATATTTCTGATGGTGTCATTATCTTGCTGAAATCCAATGAACATGTGTCAAAATAGTCACTCATATCCCATATTGACATACACGGCTGATGCATGGTCATTGTATTAAACGTGACCAAGCCTTGAAACGTGAGGTGGCCACTGCTTATCATAAGCcccgagatgcggaatgcgaaatcgcgagatgccaacctcgatgagagtaccatgcgccacaggatgtattgcaaatatggaacctgaaaaggctaCATTCATGTCACCGAGGCTGTAGCAGTGAGCTATCCTttttttgattggcccattgaaatagactccgctgtgcgatgtgtggaatttaacctaatttattGCCTAGTTTCGATGATCAGACTATCCCGcactatttttagggatgaccagacgttcaccaggtgcatgccctgtATCGGTCAGTCTTGTggatggtgacttgtgccgccaggtgTAACGTGTAAATAATCGGCTTACTGtatttgcgcaatatttcgcctaTTTAGCGTAATAGTACGCATGGGcgcaatcattattttctggcACTAAAAAATTACACGGAAAAAGTATAAACGGGACAGGGAACCAGGGTAGATGTCAGTTATCATATCATCTCATAGATGGCGCCTATCGATCTACTATTAGATAACTGTGTCGAGAGGCGGTGACCTATATGCTTGAAcatcatgtctgctttggagaaagaTATTCTATATAtctttattatatctatctgTCTAcgtatctatctatctatctgaAACCGCCCCTAATAGACTCGAAATTATTATCAGAAAGTGTACTTTGAAAGCATTTTCTGtgggtttgtttttttattattattatccttGAAGTCTGTTTCTCATCAATTCCACGGGAATACCGGGAACTCATCCACCGAACTCCGAGTACCAACTCCATACAAACCAAAATATCGGAGCTATAGGTCCGTCCTCGTACCTTTATCTCTGGTAAATCATGTGTGGTAAATGTATTTGGCCAAATAATCAACACTCCCTTAGCGGAAGTAGTAGACCTCGTTCCCGATGTCTAATTGCATGCATTTCATCGTGTGTTTTTGAATAGGCATAGAAATATGTACCATTTTTTGGGTTTTCCCCCATTCATTGCGCTAagcgtaatattgcgctaaatacagtaagccaaaataatcttgatacatgcagcatccagaacctcgtggtattatactcacagtatatcttgataagttgcaaaaacctttgtggtcaagacgaacatgcagttgcatgcaacctttgtattgtcttcggccctagtatcattgaatggagaagtgaacagcagcatcagaaatggtgattgtcatggtctagggaagtagaaaatattgttgaaaaaaaaatgattacTCATTTCGCGatctcgcgatttctcatctcgcggtttatgatAAGCCCGTAGCCACTGCACTGGGGTCCTTGGATGGCGCGACCCGTACATTGTGTACCTTAAGCCTTTGCTGTGCACGGTGCCGGAGAGTGCGATAAGCGGGCTGCCTGTGTGGTTCCCGGGGCGCTAGTCTTCGCAATGACTCTGCCTGATAAAGACTCTAGCAATATCGTGGACGACTGTATTTTACAGGcagtttttttcattcatggtgATAAACATGATTACAGGCATCTCCTATGAGTTTAAACAAGATTTTCGGAGAGAAGGATTTTGATAGAAGATTTAGCCCTTCTGATTGTACATGGATTTTGCAGAcattattttgttttaaatgttcGAATTATATCTGAATTTTTCATCGATTGGTCATTTTTTGTTTATATGGCAGAACTATTCATTCAATTGTCATTTTTCAGATTGCATCtgatattttcacaaatcattgattttattgTCTCAGTCAATTTTCAGATTGTATCCGAATATTTCACTCATAATGCCCTTTTTGAGATTGTATCTAAATTcttcatttgatatttttcgtaTTGTCACGTGTATTTGGTTTGACATCTGACATGTACTCAACATTCTCCTTTCAGATAACCAGTCATTTCTGTTCCAACTTGCAAACCAAGGTCACCATGGCAAAAGACCTGAACGAAATCAGGATCAAAATAAAGACATCATATGGAGAaaagattttcattttcaagatgaACCGCCACTTTGATGGAAATGACCAAACAGTGATGAAGACTATAGCTGAATGGATCGCTAACAATGCAGACAGCCCCGACTGGCTCCAAGGCCCTTTATGGATGATTCTCAATGTTCGGATTGCTCACATCACTCCAGGCCATGCCCTCTGGAATCTCTTGGATCAGGACGCGCGGAGTAGCCCCACCAGGAACTACCTCATGTGGGATGGCCACGTCAAGTTCAATGACACCATCGTAGTTACTCACTTCGGACCCCTTGGTCTGGGGCAggaaaaaagaatgaaaaatgaatttaatgaTTATGATCAAAAGTTTTGGAATGACATGCTTCGTAATCTTGGCATAAGGTCCCTTAGAGATCTTGACAAGAAATCAAAAAAGGATAGGGAGGAAGATGAAAAAGCAATGAAAGATCTGATTGACAAACAATACCTAAAGATTAGACAAGAAAAGTGCGATGCTATTGAGATCGCAAAGGCAGTGCTTCTTGAAGTAATCAAAAGCATATTTGGGGCGCTGGAAGAAGGTGCTGAAGTCACTGCAATGCTTGCCAAGTCATTGGCTCCCACTGCTGCTAAACTGCTTCTTAAAGAGTTGACGCCCATTGTACTAAAGCAGGTTGCAAAGGAGATTGCGGCTATTAGCGCGAAACAAGGTGGAAAGTCTTTTGCAAAGAAGATTCCTGTTGCTGGGTTTTTTGTCGGCGTAGGACTCGGGGCATGGAGGGTAGCCCAGGGAGACCCGGGAAGAGCAGCCATGGAGGTGGCCTCTGGAGCTGCCTCTTGTGTACCTGGGCCCGGAACGGCAACGTCAGTTGCATTAGATGTTGCCATTGCCGGCATCGATATTGCAGAGGCCATCGAGAAATACAATGCAAAGAGGGCTCTGTTTCTGAGACACACAAGTGAATTGGAAAAAATGTGGTCAGAGGTTGATGAACTTGAAAATGCGTACAGGCGCATCACAGCTGCTTATAAAGAGTTTGACTTCGGAGAAGATGGAGAAAAATTCATTAAAGCCATAAAATATATCCCTTGGTAAATTCAAAATCAACgccagacatacatgtatatgaatggACCGattatcaaaactttatttggTCATTGGTTGTAAAGTTGAGAAATGACAGGTACTGTTCGCATTTTTTTATCAGAGTGATCCATGAAAGGTGACAATGGCATCATATGGCAGGGGCGTCCACTTATTAAACTACAAACGGATGGTGGCGCGTACAAGACCATCGTAGGTTTGGAGCGATACCAGCATTAACTTTTTGAGTACATGACTATATTAAACATGGAGATGTTGATGTCTATGATCCTCGTCtttatgatgtcattcaaaagaTATGTATGTACGTATAATCGTGATATTATTGTACATTCATGACTAGGGTGATAGATGCAGCATTGAATTATTACGAATGCCGAAAGATGGACAGATTCGCGGCAGGCAATTTTCACGAGTAAAAACTAAAAATATCTCCAAAAAACTGCGTACCTCGTTCATTCTTTGCAAACGTATTGACCTCAAACACATTTTGCAAACTAATTAAATGAGTTGATTGTAACCACCGGCCTATTCACCAACGGCCTAATATGACTTACTAGTAATCGAAACAAGAGCTGCTGAAGCATTTCAGAATGTAATTAATATTTTAATTCATTCATATATCCGTCTTCGTGTTCCTGGTGTACATTGAGTATATTCAGGACTTGGTGCCTTTGGGGAGAACTTCTTACTTAGATCTGTATATAGGCTACTTTTATGGATGTCGAAGAGGTGGTGGCAGCCCGGGCACTGCGGAGACGTTGTGAAGCACGTTGGCGGTCATCTGGCCTTGAGGTGCACAAGCAGATCTATACTCAACAGGTCAAAGCCTCCTCTGCAATCATCAAAGAAGCGAAACGGATATACTATACTTCACACTTGTCGAGTGCTAATAACTCTCAGCGCGAACTTTTTACAATGTTTTCAAAACTGACTGCAGATCAATTGGCTGCTACCTTGCACCTTGATGGCGTGTCTGACACTGAACTAGCTAATAGATTCGCTGATTACTTCGATCAAAAGATTGTGAAAATTCGAAATGATTTGGACGCTGATGTGCCAACCACGGGTCAGAAACGTTGTAAAACCCTCGTCAACCCACTTATCTCCGAGTTCGAACCAACTACAGTTAGTGAACTTAACACCATAATCAGGAACACCCCTGTTAAGACTTCATCCCTTGACCCGATCCCAGCATCGTTACTCAAGGATATTCTCACCAACATTCTACCTCAATTGGTAGAATTGATCAATGAATCCATGAGAACTGGTGTATTTCCTGATGAGATGAAACTGGTCTTCGTTACTCCCATTTTAAAGAAACAGGGTGCGGACATTTCTGATCTCAACAACTATCGGCCTGTGTCCAACCTCATGTACTTTTCCAAGCTTCTGGAGCGTGTCGTCGCTGCTCGTCTCCACAAACATCTTGCTGAGCATAACCTTTACACTACAAACCAGTCAGCGTACCGTCCCGGTCATAGTGTTGAAACAGCTTTGACTTCAATTGCCGACAGTGTACTTCGTAGTTTGGATAGGAGGGAGGGTGTGGCCATGGTTCTGTTAGATTTGTCGGCCGCGTTCGACACCATTGGCCTCACCATCCTCCTGAGTAGATTGCGAGAAGTCTTTGGCATTGGTGGCATGGCCCTGGCCTGGTTTGACTCTTACCTCACGGGCCGGAGTTTCCGGGTCAAGGTCGGGGACGATTTGTCTGAATCGCACAGTTTGCTTTATGGGGTTCCGCAGGGCAGTGTGCTTGGGCCGCTTCTTTTCTCTTGTTACACTCAGCCACTAGGAGCGATCCTAAACGACCATGACCTTACCTCCCACTTGTTCGCAGATGACACTTAAATCTGGCGTGCGTTCCAGCTCACTCCTACGTCATCATTACCAAGTGTCATGATCAGGGTGGAGGCATGTCTTGGCGAGGTCCGCAAGTGGATGAGTGAAAACAAACTTAAATTAAATGACCTGACGACTGAGTTTCTTCTACTTATGTCCCCTTCTCAGGATCAAATGCGAACAAGTGATATTGTACTGCACATGTGCAATGCTGAAATTCTGCCGTCCAAAAAAGCTCGCAATCTAGGTTTTATCTTTGACAACACAATGACTTTTCATGATCAAATATCAAGTGTTGTATCCGCAGGTTATTTCCACTTACGCAAACTTGCCTCCATGAAAAAATATCTCCCTGCCGGACTTTTAGTTACCTTAACCCATGCTTCTATTACATCTAAATTGGACATTTGCAATTTGTTGTACTTTGGTTTGCCAGATTATGAACTCAACCGCCtgcagaaaattcaaaatcaagctGCACGACTAGTTACCAAGAGAAGAGACCATATAACTCCTGTCCTCCATCAACTTCACTGGCTACCAGTTCATGCTAGAACTCAATTTAAAATGTTAACCTTTGCTTACAGAGCTGTGTATGGCGGTGGCCCTGCCTATCTTCGTCTGCCACTTCTTTCCACCCAGAGAACAACCAGGGCAGGAGCGGCACCGAGACTTACTCAATGTAAGTCCAAGAAGAAGACAGCCGGAGATAGGGCGTACAGTGTCAGCGCCCCACAGCTCTGGAACAAATTGCCGGAAAAAATTAGATTGTCCAAAACAATGgcaacttttaaaaaatgtttaaagaCGCACCTTTTTAACCTATATTTCCACTAGATAGTGTTTTattcaatgtgttttatggttaaattgttttatatctatgtatgtattgtaaagcgccgctgacaatttgatttaaagcggcgctatataaatccttttattattattattattattttaaagCATTCTGAAACCtgaaatgcatgtacatgtatacgtcaCATAAAACTTACATACGTCAAAACATCCGTCACACAAAGCAAGAACCATGATATCTTTTACTGTAGGTAGGCCTTATAAGACTGTATCTCCTTATTCCTCTTTTGTGTATTAGAATTTCACCTTCTTTCCAAGGTAACAAATGTCAATGGCATGAATAACAGCTATTCGTTTCTGCACCAATCTGCTTAGGCTATATTATGATCTTTTGGTGGCATGATGATCATATGGTGGCCTTGTAAGTCAGTATTAAGTAGATACATTGACGTCAGAACACGTTATTTAGTGTAGTTTAGACGACAGGTGCTACCGCGTTAGTATACGGGAAAACGCAAGAACTGTATTCCATGCGGGAAACAGTTCTTATGATATTGAACAAacttgcatttgcagctaaattgAGACTACTATCATCTTCCATCTCTATAATATCATGGTTTGAGAAATATTACAGATCTCGTTGACGTGTTTTTTGGAGAAATTGGAGGCCTTTTCATTGCCACGTATCTCTGCAGCTCTTCCCAAATTGCACACGGATGAAATCGACGCTGAAGCTCATTTTATGTCCTACGGGTTTGAATTTGAACTTAATAAAACCCGTCTACTGCGCAAACCATGTGCGCATACAATGAACGTAGTTttgcttggatggaaacaatgacttttggaaGTGATTGGATGGACACAAtcagagttcacgttttcatggtttgaaaaaacgttgctgggatgcaaataatcaacattagatgagtacaattagattgtatacaaataatttcgtgcatactttcatgatttgaaacaatcagtttgttaaagtgatggtttggaaataatgattttgtgcgTGATTGTTTATCATCCAATACAATGGACTGGACAATTTCCTGGTTtgagaaaccatgacttttttaattttgattatttaacaAACCATCATTTCGAGACAGTTTGATGATTAGAAACCacggatattcagaaaatgtattatttgaaaacaataaagttacgttgtttgattggatgaatataatcaaaagagagcaaattcattgtttgaaacaatatcgataggaacagtaaatggtttgaatacaattggaataagcaaatttatggtttggaaataatcttgacttcgttcactcatttatttcgatataatttgcttatttcaaataatttcgtcaaataatttaattcccacatggcgcctcatatGGAGCAGCGTCTTTAGCCCTGTCTTGAAACTGGTGACAGAACTATTCTCTCGCACTAAAGAGTCGATCGCGAGCGAGTTACTCATTCTGCTCGTCTGGAGTACATTGTGCCTTTTGAAAGTTTCGTTGCTAGTAAATGTATCAACGCTTCATTTTTATATGACCGATTGGAACGGGATCGCTATTCGTACCGGAAttatttgttctgaaatacaatAACCATTAATCGAAGTATTATTTGGAGAGGGAACCATTTTACCACATTCGATGTTTTAGCAGAGATGTGGAATGCTAATGAAGAAATCACGTGTTTGTCAAGCTGCAAGAGTGGAATTGCAATTGACCCAATAGTTTTTATTACCTCACTGTGTTTCCTGCTTTTCGATATTTTTCCAACTGTCGCTGTGGTCTTAAACTGCAAGGATGTGTATCTTCAGGGACACGAACCGACTGCTCTAGTCCCCGGCAGCTTCGGTGGTTGGCTCCACGTCCATTTGGCTGCTCCGCACACGTTCATAGAAGAAGGATATGTTATCGGATGGCAACTGTACAACATAATCAATGGCGAAAAGTACGATGTGGATATGTTCAGACTCGTCCCTGGGGTTGCAAAAACGTTCGACCTGGTCCACTCAACAGAGGTTACAGACTCTACGATTGGAAATAAGACATTTTTTTCGATACCCTTCAAGGTAATTGTCTACATGTTTCTGAATACTTAGTAGTCTGCCTGTCGCATCGACGCCATGACTTATTTTCCACTGCAGCAGGAATCCCTGTCACACACGAATTCTATGTCAAGCTATTACTTGATCGGTCAGGAGTCAAGTACGATTGTCTATTGAAactaattacaatgtactttgataCATGATACGATATTCGAGATACTTTATCC
It encodes:
- the LOC135486423 gene encoding uncharacterized protein LOC135486423 is translated as MAKDLNEIRIKIKTSYGEKIFIFKMNRHFDGNDQTVMKTIAEWIANNADSPDWLQGPLWMILNVRIAHITPGHALWNLLDQDARSSPTRNYLMWDGHVKFNDTIVVTHFGPLGLGQEKRMKNEFNDYDQKFWNDMLRNLGIRSLRDLDKKSKKDREEDEKAMKDLIDKQYLKIRQEKCDAIEIAKAVLLEVIKSIFGALEEGAEVTAMLAKSLAPTAAKLLLKELTPIVLKQVAKEIAAISAKQGGKSFAKKIPVAGFFVGVGLGAWRVAQGDPGRAAMEVASGAASCVPGPGTATSVALDVAIAGIDIAEAIEKYNAKRALFLRHTSELEKMWSEVDELENAYRRITAAYKEFDFGEDGEKFIKAIKYIPW